A stretch of Henckelia pumila isolate YLH828 chromosome 4, ASM3356847v2, whole genome shotgun sequence DNA encodes these proteins:
- the LOC140861446 gene encoding uncharacterized protein, whose amino-acid sequence MKAAQDRQDKYANVRRRPLSFEQGDRVFLKIYPFRGTVRFGNRGKLSSRFIGPYEILEKIGYLSYRLALPPSLSGIHDIFHVSMLRKYEPDASHVLRSDEAELDETLSYVERPIQVLDHKEKQLRNKSISLVKVQWSRHGVEEATWEVEQDMRQRYPELFH is encoded by the coding sequence ATGAAAGCAGCACAAGATCGACAAGACAAATATGCAAATGTGAGGCGTAGACCTCTAAGCTTTGAACAGGGTGATCGAGTATTTTTGAAGATATATCCTTTCCGAGGCACTGTTCGATTTGGAAATAGAGGTAAGTTATCATCGAGGTTTATTGGGCCTTATGAGATTCTGGAAAAGATTGGTTATCTTTCATATCGATTGGCATTACCTCCATCGCTATCCGGTATACATGACATATTTCACGTGTCTATGCTGAGGAAATATGAGCCAGATGCTTCCCACGTACTTCGTTCAGATGAGGCTGAGCTGGATGAAACACTGAGCTATGTTGAACGACCTATTCAAGTCCTTGATCATAAagaaaagcagctcagaaacaaatcCATTTCACTTGTTAAAGTGCAgtggagtagacacggagttgaagaagcaacttgggaggtAGAACAGGATATGAGGCAGCGCTATCCAGAACTATTTCATTGA